A stretch of Bacillus pseudomycoides DNA encodes these proteins:
- the acpP gene encoding acyl carrier protein: protein MADVLERVTKIIVDRLGVEETEVVPAANFKEDLGADSLDVVELVMQLEDEFEMEISDEEAEKIATVGDAVTYIESHL from the coding sequence ATGGCAGATGTTTTAGAGCGTGTAACGAAAATCATCGTGGATCGTTTAGGAGTAGAAGAAACAGAAGTAGTACCAGCTGCAAACTTTAAAGAAGATTTAGGTGCAGACTCCCTAGATGTAGTTGAACTTGTAATGCAATTAGAAGATGAGTTTGAAATGGAAATTTCTGATGAAGAAGCAGAAAAAATTGCTACTGTTGGCGATGCTGTGACTTACATAGAGAGTCATCTATAA
- the fabG gene encoding 3-oxoacyl-[acyl-carrier-protein] reductase, with amino-acid sequence MLKGKVALVTGASRGIGRAIAIDLAKQGATVVVNYAGNEQKANEVVDEIKKLGSEAIAIRADVANGEDVANMVKQTVDTFGQVDILVNNAGVTRDNLLMRMKEEEWDTVINTNLKGVFLCTKAVSRYMMRQRHGRIINIASVVGVTGNPGQANYVAAKAGVIGLTKTSAKELASRNITVNAIAPGFIATDMTDVLAENLKEEMLKLIPAAKFGEAQDIANAVTFFAADQSKYITGQTLHVDGGMVM; translated from the coding sequence ATGTTAAAAGGGAAAGTGGCGTTAGTAACAGGTGCATCACGCGGAATTGGTCGTGCAATTGCAATCGATTTAGCGAAGCAAGGTGCAACGGTTGTAGTGAACTATGCTGGTAATGAACAAAAAGCAAACGAAGTAGTCGATGAAATAAAAAAACTTGGTTCAGAAGCAATCGCGATCAGAGCCGATGTTGCTAATGGTGAAGATGTTGCAAATATGGTAAAACAAACGGTAGATACGTTTGGGCAAGTTGATATTCTTGTGAATAATGCAGGTGTAACGAGAGATAATTTATTAATGCGTATGAAAGAAGAAGAATGGGATACAGTTATTAATACAAACTTAAAAGGTGTATTCTTATGTACGAAAGCGGTATCTCGCTATATGATGCGTCAACGTCATGGTCGTATTATTAATATTGCTTCTGTTGTTGGTGTTACAGGGAATCCTGGTCAAGCGAATTACGTTGCTGCAAAAGCAGGTGTAATAGGATTAACGAAAACATCTGCTAAAGAATTAGCTAGTAGAAATATAACTGTAAATGCCATTGCGCCTGGATTTATTGCTACTGATATGACGGACGTACTGGCAGAAAATTTAAAAGAAGAAATGTTGAAATTGATTCCTGCTGCTAAGTTTGGAGAAGCGCAAGATATTGCGAATGCTGTAACATTTTTTGCTGCTGATCAGAGCAAATATATTACAGGACAGACATTACATGTTGATGGCGGTATGGTAATGTAA
- the fabD gene encoding ACP S-malonyltransferase, translating to MGKLAFLFPGQGSQAVGMGRQLAENHNNVAKVFQKADEVLQESLSDVIFEGPQEKLTLTTNAQPALLTTSFAILTALKEYDITPDYVAGHSLGEYSALVAAGALTFEDAVYAVRKRGEYMEEAVPGGEGAMAAILGADPDVLKQVTEEVTSEGYAVQIANMNSTKQIVISGTKQGVELASQRVKEKGAKRAIPLRVSGPFHSSLMKPAAEKFQGVLNGITIQNANVPVVANVTADCITHSTEIKEKLIEQLYSPVLWYPSIERMVEQGVDTFIEIGPGKVLAGLMKSIAPSVKVYAIYDEETLKDTISSLRGESGC from the coding sequence ATGGGAAAACTAGCATTTCTTTTTCCGGGCCAAGGTTCACAGGCAGTTGGAATGGGTAGACAGTTAGCGGAGAATCATAACAATGTTGCAAAAGTGTTTCAAAAAGCGGATGAAGTTTTACAAGAGTCTCTTTCAGATGTGATTTTTGAAGGACCTCAGGAAAAACTGACATTAACGACAAATGCACAGCCTGCATTGTTAACGACCAGCTTTGCGATTTTAACAGCTTTGAAAGAATACGATATTACACCAGACTACGTAGCAGGACATAGTTTGGGCGAATATAGCGCGCTTGTAGCAGCTGGAGCATTGACATTTGAAGATGCTGTGTATGCTGTGAGAAAACGTGGTGAATATATGGAGGAAGCTGTGCCGGGGGGAGAAGGTGCAATGGCAGCTATTTTAGGAGCTGATCCAGATGTCCTAAAACAAGTTACAGAAGAAGTAACGAGTGAAGGGTATGCTGTGCAAATTGCTAATATGAATAGTACAAAGCAAATTGTCATTTCTGGAACAAAACAAGGAGTAGAACTAGCTTCTCAAAGAGTGAAAGAAAAAGGTGCAAAAAGAGCGATTCCACTTCGCGTGAGCGGTCCATTCCATTCTTCATTAATGAAACCGGCAGCTGAGAAATTTCAAGGTGTTTTAAATGGAATTACAATTCAAAACGCGAATGTTCCAGTGGTTGCAAATGTTACGGCAGACTGTATTACGCATAGTACAGAAATTAAAGAAAAGCTAATTGAACAACTTTATTCACCTGTTTTATGGTACCCATCGATTGAACGTATGGTAGAACAAGGGGTAGACACGTTTATTGAGATTGGACCTGGAAAAGTGTTAGCTGGTCTAATGAAATCAATCGCTCCATCTGTGAAAGTGTATGCGATATATGATGAAGAGACATTGAAAGATACCATTTCAAGTTTGAGAGGAGAAAGCGGATGTTAA
- the plsX gene encoding phosphate acyltransferase PlsX, producing MKIAIDAMGGDHAPKAVVLGAMKAIKEYSDLHITLVGKEAEIRQHLTNEERITILHTDEMIEATDEPVRAVRRKKQASMVLAAQQVKTGLADACISAGSTGALMAAGLFVVGRMEGIERPALSPTMPTVDGEGFVMLDVGANVDAKPIHLYQYAVMGSIYAEKVRGIQNPRVGLLNVGTEDGKGNDLSKQVFAMLKDAPINFVGNVESRDLLQGVADVVVCDGFTGNVALKSLEGTALALFSMLKEQLMSSFTSKLAAAVLKPKLMVLKDKMDYSEYGGAALFGLKAPVIKAHGSSNDQSIFSAIRQTREMVAKEVIPTISSVMEKEPLQ from the coding sequence ATGAAAATCGCAATAGATGCAATGGGCGGCGATCACGCTCCAAAAGCAGTTGTATTAGGAGCAATGAAAGCTATTAAGGAATATTCGGATTTACATATTACCCTAGTAGGGAAAGAAGCGGAAATTCGTCAGCATTTAACAAATGAAGAGCGTATTACTATACTTCATACAGACGAAATGATTGAAGCAACAGACGAGCCAGTAAGAGCCGTTCGTCGTAAAAAACAAGCTTCAATGGTACTTGCAGCACAGCAAGTAAAGACAGGTTTAGCAGATGCTTGTATATCAGCGGGGAGTACAGGTGCTTTAATGGCCGCTGGATTGTTTGTGGTAGGTCGAATGGAAGGGATTGAACGACCAGCTTTATCACCTACAATGCCAACTGTTGATGGAGAAGGTTTTGTTATGCTAGATGTTGGAGCAAATGTCGATGCAAAACCGATTCATTTATATCAATACGCGGTTATGGGTTCTATTTACGCTGAGAAAGTAAGAGGGATTCAAAATCCACGCGTTGGGCTTTTAAATGTTGGTACAGAAGATGGGAAAGGAAATGACCTTTCAAAACAAGTATTTGCTATGTTAAAAGATGCGCCGATTAATTTTGTTGGAAACGTTGAATCAAGAGACTTACTGCAAGGTGTAGCGGATGTAGTTGTATGTGATGGCTTTACTGGGAATGTAGCATTAAAATCACTAGAAGGCACTGCACTTGCTTTATTCTCTATGTTAAAAGAGCAATTAATGAGTTCGTTTACAAGTAAATTAGCAGCGGCAGTATTAAAACCGAAACTTATGGTATTAAAAGATAAAATGGATTATTCGGAGTATGGCGGAGCGGCGTTGTTTGGATTAAAAGCTCCTGTCATTAAGGCTCATGGATCTTCTAATGATCAATCGATTTTTAGTGCGATTCGTCAAACGAGAGAGATGGTAGCGAAAGAAGTAATTCCTACAATTTCAAGTGTAATGGAGAAAGAGCCGCTTCAATAA
- the fapR gene encoding transcription factor FapR — protein MKKRKSKKERQALLQQTIETNPFITDEELAEQFQVSIQTVRLDRMELSIPELRERIKYVATRQHEEDVKSLPLEEVVGEIIDIELDRHAISIFEVKMEHVFKRNQIARGHHLFAQANSLAVAVIDEELALTAKSTIRYIRPVKLGERVVAKARVEDVENDKGRTVVKVRSFVGEELVFSGTFEMYRSSNYSEEGNNL, from the coding sequence ATGAAAAAGAGAAAAAGTAAGAAAGAAAGACAAGCGTTATTGCAGCAAACAATAGAAACGAATCCGTTCATAACGGACGAAGAGTTAGCAGAGCAGTTTCAAGTAAGCATACAAACAGTTCGTCTTGATCGGATGGAATTATCCATTCCAGAGTTAAGAGAGCGAATTAAATATGTAGCGACACGGCAGCATGAAGAAGATGTGAAATCTTTGCCGTTAGAAGAGGTAGTTGGAGAAATTATTGATATAGAATTAGATAGACATGCGATTTCTATTTTTGAAGTGAAGATGGAGCATGTATTTAAAAGAAATCAAATTGCGCGTGGGCATCATTTATTTGCTCAAGCAAACTCACTAGCTGTTGCAGTTATTGATGAAGAACTAGCTTTAACTGCAAAGTCTACCATTCGATATATTCGTCCTGTAAAATTAGGAGAACGTGTTGTTGCCAAAGCACGCGTTGAAGATGTGGAGAATGATAAAGGACGGACGGTTGTCAAAGTGCGTAGTTTTGTAGGCGAAGAACTTGTTTTTTCAGGCACTTTTGAAATGTATCGATCTAGTAATTATAGTGAGGAAGGTAACAATTTATGA
- the recG gene encoding ATP-dependent DNA helicase RecG: MNEVVQVPVTDVKGIGEETSELLHEMGIYTVSHLLEHFPYRYEDYAMKDLAEVKHEERVTVEGKVHSAPLLQYYGKKKSRLTVRVLVGRYLITAVCFNRPYYKQKLRLDETVTITGKWDQHRQTISVSELHFGPVVRQQDVEPVYSVKGKLTVKQMRRFIAQALKEYGNSITEVLPDGLLSRYKLLPRYEALRALHFPVGQEDLKQARRRFVYEEFFLFQLKMQALRKMERENSKGTKKDISMKELEEFTDALPFPLTSAQRRVVSEIMKDMQSPYRMNRLLQGDVGSGKTVVAAIALYAAKLAHYQGALMVPTEILAEQHYQSLAETFSHFNMNVELLTSSVKGARRREVLTKLEQGEIDILVGTHALIQDEVIFHRLGLVITDEQHRFGVAQRRVLREKGESPDVLFMTATPIPRTLAITAFGEMDVSIIDEMPAGRKVIETYWAKHDMLERVLGFVEKEVKKGRQAYVICPLIEESEKLDVQNAIDLHSMLMHHYQGKFQVGLMHGRLSSHEKEDVMEQFSENKVQILVSTTVVEVGVNVPNATVMVIYDAERFGLSQLHQLRGRVGRGSEQSYCLLIADPKSETGKERMRIMTETNDGFVLSEKDLELRGPGDFFGSKQSGLPEFKVADMVHDYRALETARQDAAILVDSEAFWYNEQYAQLRVYLEGTGVFQGEKLD; this comes from the coding sequence TTGAATGAAGTTGTGCAAGTTCCTGTGACGGATGTAAAGGGAATCGGGGAAGAGACATCTGAATTATTACATGAGATGGGGATTTATACGGTTTCTCATCTATTAGAGCATTTTCCGTACCGTTATGAAGACTATGCAATGAAAGATTTGGCAGAAGTAAAGCATGAAGAGCGTGTAACAGTGGAAGGGAAAGTACATAGTGCGCCCTTATTACAATATTATGGGAAGAAGAAATCGCGTCTTACCGTTCGTGTACTTGTTGGTCGTTATTTAATTACAGCCGTATGTTTTAATAGACCGTATTATAAACAAAAATTAAGGCTTGATGAAACGGTGACGATTACTGGTAAATGGGATCAGCATCGTCAAACGATATCTGTATCTGAACTTCACTTTGGTCCAGTCGTACGTCAGCAAGACGTAGAACCTGTGTATTCAGTAAAAGGGAAATTAACAGTAAAACAAATGCGTCGTTTTATTGCGCAAGCCTTAAAAGAATATGGTAACTCGATAACTGAAGTGTTACCGGATGGTTTGCTAAGTCGTTACAAGTTGTTACCTCGATATGAAGCTCTTCGGGCACTACATTTCCCAGTTGGACAAGAAGATTTAAAACAAGCGCGTCGCCGGTTTGTATATGAAGAATTTTTCTTATTTCAGCTCAAAATGCAAGCGCTACGTAAAATGGAAAGAGAAAATTCAAAAGGAACGAAAAAAGATATTTCAATGAAGGAATTAGAAGAGTTCACTGATGCACTTCCATTCCCACTTACTAGTGCACAGCGCCGCGTTGTTTCTGAGATTATGAAAGATATGCAGTCCCCCTACCGAATGAATCGCTTATTACAAGGGGATGTTGGATCAGGGAAAACAGTCGTAGCTGCAATTGCTCTTTATGCAGCAAAACTTGCGCATTATCAAGGTGCGTTAATGGTTCCTACAGAAATTTTAGCTGAGCAACATTATCAATCGTTAGCAGAGACATTTTCACATTTTAATATGAATGTGGAATTGTTAACGAGTTCAGTGAAAGGCGCACGTCGTCGTGAAGTTTTAACGAAACTTGAACAGGGAGAAATAGATATTCTTGTTGGAACACATGCTTTAATTCAGGATGAGGTTATTTTCCATAGACTTGGACTTGTGATTACTGACGAACAACACCGTTTTGGTGTGGCACAGCGCCGTGTTTTACGGGAGAAAGGTGAAAGTCCAGATGTGTTGTTTATGACAGCGACACCAATTCCTCGTACATTGGCGATTACAGCTTTTGGGGAGATGGATGTTTCTATTATTGATGAAATGCCGGCTGGGCGTAAAGTAATTGAAACATATTGGGCAAAACATGACATGTTAGAGCGTGTCCTTGGCTTCGTAGAAAAGGAAGTGAAGAAAGGGAGACAAGCTTATGTCATTTGTCCCCTTATTGAAGAATCTGAGAAACTTGATGTGCAAAATGCAATTGATTTGCATAGTATGCTGATGCATCATTATCAAGGGAAGTTTCAGGTTGGATTAATGCACGGACGTTTATCTTCTCATGAAAAAGAAGATGTAATGGAGCAATTTAGTGAAAATAAAGTGCAAATTCTTGTTTCAACAACTGTAGTCGAGGTCGGTGTCAATGTGCCAAATGCAACAGTTATGGTGATTTATGATGCAGAGCGATTTGGTTTATCACAATTGCATCAGCTTCGAGGACGCGTTGGTCGTGGAAGTGAGCAGTCGTATTGTTTGTTAATCGCAGATCCGAAATCGGAAACTGGGAAAGAACGCATGCGCATTATGACGGAAACAAATGATGGATTTGTATTGTCGGAAAAAGATTTAGAGTTACGTGGTCCTGGAGATTTCTTTGGAAGTAAACAAAGTGGTCTACCAGAGTTTAAGGTAGCTGATATGGTACATGATTATCGAGCATTAGAAACTGCAAGGCAAGATGCAGCCATACTGGTTGATTCAGAAGCGTTTTGGTATAACGAGCAGTATGCCCAGCTCCGCGTCTATCTTGAAGGGACAGGTGTGTTTCAAGGAGAAAAGCTCGATTAA
- a CDS encoding DAK2 domain-containing protein: MSIQKIDGKRLSQMIIQGANNLTNNVQLVDALNVFPVPDGDTGTNMNLSMTSGAREVKANSSQHAGKVGVSLAKGLLMGARGNSGVILSQLFRGFSKSIEPKEELTTVDFASALEAGVETAYKAVMKPIEGTILTVARETAKYAVTVAKKQRDFVLFMEDVVKEANASLNRTPDLLPVLKQVGVVDSGGKGLVVVYEGFLADLKGETISSDVPAQPSMNEMVRAEHHRSVQSQLSTEDIKYGYCTEFMVKLESEKMKEHNFSEQKFREDISVYGDSLLVVSDDEVVKVHIHAEHPGDAMNYGQRYGSLIKIKVENMREQHTALLDEPMPMPEKVTPVKERQPYGIVTVAMGSGIKNLFESIGATEVIEGGQTMNPSTEDIVKAIEEANAEKIIILPNNGNIVMAAEQAASVVDQEVIVVRSKTVPQGMAAMLAFNPAGTLEENEENMKEALAHVKTGQITYAVRDTEIDGIAIQKNDFMCIADGKIVSTNTKKVEAAKQLLDSMIDEDSEIVTILQGEDATDEEVAELVAFVEEKFEDVEVEVHQGNQPVYSFIFSVE, from the coding sequence GTGTCAATTCAAAAAATTGATGGAAAACGTTTATCACAAATGATTATTCAAGGAGCGAATAATTTAACAAATAATGTTCAGCTTGTTGATGCATTGAACGTTTTTCCAGTTCCAGATGGCGATACCGGTACAAATATGAATTTATCAATGACTTCAGGTGCGCGTGAAGTTAAGGCAAACTCTTCACAGCATGCCGGTAAAGTCGGTGTAAGTTTAGCAAAAGGATTATTAATGGGAGCTCGTGGTAACTCAGGGGTTATTTTATCTCAATTATTCCGTGGTTTCTCTAAGTCCATTGAACCAAAAGAAGAGTTAACAACAGTTGATTTTGCATCAGCTTTAGAAGCTGGTGTAGAAACAGCATATAAAGCGGTTATGAAGCCGATTGAAGGAACGATTTTAACAGTTGCAAGAGAAACGGCTAAATATGCAGTCACAGTTGCGAAAAAACAGCGCGACTTTGTTTTGTTTATGGAAGACGTTGTGAAAGAAGCGAATGCATCATTAAATCGTACGCCGGATTTATTACCTGTATTAAAACAAGTTGGCGTTGTAGATAGCGGTGGTAAAGGTCTAGTTGTTGTATATGAAGGCTTTTTAGCTGATTTAAAAGGAGAAACAATTTCTTCTGATGTACCAGCACAACCATCTATGAATGAAATGGTGCGTGCGGAGCATCACCGTAGTGTACAAAGCCAATTGAGTACAGAAGATATTAAATACGGATATTGTACGGAATTTATGGTGAAATTAGAGTCTGAAAAAATGAAAGAACATAATTTCTCTGAGCAGAAATTCCGTGAAGATATTAGTGTATACGGTGATTCATTGCTTGTTGTATCGGATGATGAAGTTGTAAAAGTTCATATTCATGCAGAGCATCCTGGAGATGCAATGAATTATGGTCAACGTTATGGTAGTTTAATTAAGATTAAAGTAGAGAATATGCGTGAACAGCATACTGCTTTATTAGATGAGCCAATGCCGATGCCAGAAAAAGTAACTCCAGTTAAAGAGAGACAACCATACGGTATTGTAACTGTAGCGATGGGTTCTGGAATTAAAAACTTATTCGAGAGCATCGGGGCAACTGAAGTTATCGAAGGTGGTCAAACGATGAATCCGAGTACGGAGGATATCGTAAAGGCAATCGAAGAAGCGAATGCTGAAAAAATCATTATTTTACCGAATAATGGTAATATCGTGATGGCAGCAGAGCAAGCTGCGTCGGTTGTTGATCAAGAAGTGATTGTTGTTCGTTCAAAAACTGTTCCTCAAGGCATGGCTGCGATGTTAGCATTTAATCCAGCTGGAACGTTAGAGGAAAATGAAGAAAATATGAAAGAAGCGCTTGCGCATGTGAAAACAGGTCAAATTACGTATGCAGTTCGTGATACGGAAATTGATGGCATAGCAATTCAAAAAAATGACTTCATGTGCATTGCAGATGGAAAAATTGTATCTACAAATACTAAAAAAGTAGAGGCAGCGAAGCAATTGCTAGACAGTATGATTGATGAAGATTCTGAGATCGTAACAATCTTGCAAGGCGAGGATGCAACAGATGAAGAAGTTGCAGAATTGGTTGCATTTGTAGAAGAGAAATTTGAAGATGTAGAGGTAGAAGTTCATCAAGGGAATCAACCTGTGTATTCTTTCATTTTCTCTGTAGAATAA
- a CDS encoding Asp23/Gls24 family envelope stress response protein has product MSIEIKTKYGQIDISTDVIATIAGGAAVDCYGIVGMASKNQLKDGLTDILRKENFTRGVIVRKDQDEVHIDMYIIVSYGTKISEVAHNVQTKVKYTLDQTVGLAVDSVNIYVQGVKVINL; this is encoded by the coding sequence ATGTCAATTGAAATTAAAACGAAGTACGGTCAAATTGATATTAGTACAGATGTAATTGCAACGATTGCTGGAGGTGCCGCGGTAGATTGCTACGGTATCGTTGGTATGGCTTCAAAAAATCAGTTAAAAGATGGATTAACAGATATTTTACGAAAAGAAAACTTCACTAGAGGCGTTATTGTTCGTAAAGACCAAGATGAAGTACATATTGATATGTATATTATTGTGAGCTATGGTACAAAAATTTCAGAGGTAGCACATAACGTCCAAACAAAAGTGAAATATACATTAGATCAAACGGTAGGATTAGCAGTAGATTCTGTAAACATCTACGTACAAGGAGTTAAAGTAATAAACTTGTAA
- the rpmB gene encoding 50S ribosomal protein L28 — MARVCAITGRKARSGNSRSHAMNATKRKWGANLQKVRVRIDGKVQRVYVSARALKSGKIERV; from the coding sequence ATGGCTCGTGTTTGTGCTATTACTGGAAGAAAAGCTCGTTCTGGTAACTCTCGTTCTCACGCAATGAACGCTACAAAACGTAAATGGGGCGCTAACCTTCAAAAAGTTCGCGTACGCATCGACGGTAAAGTTCAACGTGTTTACGTTTCTGCTAGAGCATTAAAATCTGGCAAAATTGAACGTGTTTAA
- the spoVM gene encoding stage V sporulation protein SpoVM, with the protein MRFYTIKLPKFLGGIVRAVLNTFKKD; encoded by the coding sequence ATGAGATTTTATACAATTAAGTTACCTAAATTTCTTGGTGGAATTGTTCGTGCGGTGTTAAATACCTTTAAAAAGGACTAA
- a CDS encoding thiamine diphosphokinase, translating to MIIHILAGGPEEYCADFSHYENEEVVWAAVDRGVYRLLQRGIIPTVAFGDYDSVTDEELVWMQKQTDELHIVPREKDQTDLEIAIHWALEQKPDLIRIFGATGGRLDHGLANIQMLLKGLEAYTEMYIVDNKNEISVKKVGTYIIEENEQFPYVSFVPVTGIVKGITLRGFKYPLTDKTIEWGSTLCISNELIAEKGTFSFTSGILMVIRSTD from the coding sequence ATGATTATTCATATTTTAGCTGGAGGCCCTGAGGAGTACTGTGCAGATTTCTCTCATTATGAAAATGAGGAAGTTGTATGGGCTGCGGTTGACCGTGGTGTATATCGTTTGTTGCAAAGAGGAATCATACCAACCGTTGCATTCGGTGACTATGACTCAGTTACAGATGAAGAATTAGTGTGGATGCAAAAACAGACTGATGAGTTGCATATTGTTCCTCGTGAAAAAGATCAAACGGATTTAGAAATTGCAATTCATTGGGCATTAGAGCAAAAACCGGATTTGATTCGTATTTTTGGTGCTACAGGCGGAAGACTTGATCATGGATTAGCAAACATACAGATGCTTTTAAAAGGACTGGAAGCATATACTGAAATGTATATCGTTGATAATAAAAATGAAATCTCTGTAAAAAAGGTAGGCACATATATAATTGAAGAAAATGAACAATTTCCATACGTATCTTTTGTGCCTGTTACGGGAATTGTAAAAGGTATTACTCTTCGTGGCTTTAAATATCCTCTTACTGATAAAACGATAGAATGGGGATCAACACTTTGTATTAGTAACGAACTCATTGCGGAAAAAGGTACTTTTTCATTTACTTCTGGCATATTAATGGTGATAAGAAGCACTGATTGA
- the rpe gene encoding ribulose-phosphate 3-epimerase — MIKIAPSILSADFSKLGEEIKDVEKGGADYIHVDVMDGHFVPNITIGPLIVEAIRPITSLPLDVHLMIENPDNYIPTFAKAGADIITVHVEACPHLHRTIQLIKSHGIKAGVVLNPHTPVSMIEHVLEDIDMVLLMTVNPGFGGQKFIHSVLPKIKQVAEMVKERNLQVEIEVDGGVNAETARLCVEAGANVLVAGSAVYNQKDRGEAIRVIRG; from the coding sequence ATGATTAAAATTGCACCATCGATTTTATCAGCAGATTTTTCAAAATTAGGGGAAGAAATTAAGGATGTAGAAAAAGGCGGAGCGGACTATATCCATGTTGATGTAATGGATGGACACTTTGTTCCAAATATTACAATTGGTCCGTTAATTGTAGAGGCCATTCGTCCAATCACATCATTACCATTAGATGTACATTTAATGATCGAAAACCCTGATAACTATATCCCTACTTTTGCAAAAGCTGGAGCGGATATTATTACTGTTCATGTGGAGGCTTGCCCACATTTACATCGTACGATTCAATTAATTAAATCACATGGTATCAAAGCTGGAGTTGTATTAAATCCACATACACCAGTTTCAATGATCGAACATGTGTTAGAAGATATCGATATGGTATTACTTATGACAGTAAATCCAGGTTTCGGTGGGCAAAAGTTTATTCATTCTGTATTACCGAAAATTAAGCAAGTCGCAGAAATGGTCAAAGAGCGTAATTTACAAGTAGAAATCGAAGTTGATGGTGGTGTAAATGCTGAGACTGCGAGACTGTGTGTAGAAGCAGGGGCCAATGTTCTTGTAGCTGGATCAGCAGTATACAATCAAAAAGACCGCGGTGAGGCAATTCGCGTAATTCGTGGATAA
- the rsgA gene encoding ribosome small subunit-dependent GTPase A — MAEGKIVKALSGFYYVQHESGITQCRGRGVFRKNKITPLVGDQVVFQADNPNEGYVLEVFERKNELVRPPIANVDQAILVFSAVEPDFNPGLLDRFLVLIEYHNIKPIICISKMDLVDEKMRETVESYANDYREMGYDVLFTSINTSESIDILKPFLEDCVSVVAGQSGVGKSSMLNVLRPDLALKTNDISSHLGRGKHTTRHVELIAVGSGLVADTPGFSSLDFIDIEVEDLTHCFPELKEESQYCKFRGCTHLSEPKCAVKTAVEEGKITHYRYEHYKQFVEEIRERKPRY; from the coding sequence ATGGCAGAAGGAAAAATTGTAAAAGCTTTAAGTGGTTTTTATTATGTGCAGCATGAAAGCGGCATTACACAATGCCGAGGTCGTGGTGTGTTCAGAAAAAATAAAATTACACCGCTTGTAGGAGATCAAGTTGTTTTTCAAGCGGATAATCCAAATGAAGGTTATGTTTTAGAAGTTTTTGAGCGGAAGAATGAACTTGTTAGACCACCAATTGCCAATGTTGATCAAGCGATTCTTGTTTTCTCAGCGGTTGAACCAGACTTTAACCCAGGGTTGTTAGATCGATTTTTAGTATTGATTGAATATCATAACATTAAACCGATTATTTGTATTAGTAAAATGGATTTAGTAGATGAAAAAATGCGAGAAACCGTTGAATCTTATGCAAACGATTATCGTGAAATGGGATATGATGTATTATTTACGTCTATAAATACGTCAGAAAGTATTGATATTTTAAAACCATTTTTAGAAGACTGTGTCTCAGTAGTGGCAGGACAATCCGGTGTAGGGAAATCTTCTATGTTAAATGTATTACGACCAGATTTAGCGTTAAAAACAAACGATATCTCTTCACATTTAGGGCGTGGTAAGCATACGACAAGACACGTAGAATTAATCGCGGTTGGAAGTGGGCTTGTGGCAGATACACCAGGGTTTAGTTCGCTTGATTTTATTGATATAGAAGTCGAAGATCTTACACATTGTTTTCCAGAGTTGAAAGAAGAGAGTCAATACTGTAAATTTAGAGGGTGTACACATCTTTCGGAACCGAAATGTGCGGTGAAAACTGCGGTTGAGGAAGGAAAGATAACCCATTACCGTTACGAACATTACAAACAATTCGTAGAAGAAATTAGAGAGAGAAAGCCGAGGTATTAG